GTAACGCTGACCCTGGACACCCAGGCCGTTGGTGACGATCTGCCCGGGATTTTTTGGGTCCTGGAGAATGTCCTGGTCGGTGACAGCGGCGAAGGCGTGGCCAGACAACAGGATGGCACTGAGCAGCACACTCAAGGCGAAGGGTTGGCGACGTGCGGGTTGGGTCATGACGGCTACCTCTGCGGTTTTTGTTATACCCGGGAAATTTTCCCGGTCTGGTGCAGATTCTTGGGCGCTGGGGGCGTCTCCACAATTGACCGCTGTATCGAGTTTGCTAGTTCCTTAGTAGCGGGTGGATCAGGGGCGTGCGGCCGAATCCAGGCGTTGCATCTGCCCGCGTTCGTACCCGGGGTACAGGTGGCTGACGCTGCGGATCAACTCGTAGCGGCTCAGGCTGATGGCGGCGAATCGCTCGGGAATGGGGCTGCGGATCATCTCACTCATGTCACTGCCATCGGCCGCGCCGTCACGCAGCAACTGGTCGAGCCAGGTCAGGTAGTCACGCATCTGCACAAAGGGCTGGGCATCAGTGGCCACCGGGCCATGGCCGGGCACAATCAGGGTCCAGGGCAAGCCTTGCAGGGTATTGATGTCTGCCAGCCACACGGCCAGGCCGGGGCTGTTCGGGGTGGTCAAGGCGCGCTGGTAGAACACCAGGTCGCCGGCAAACAGCACGCCGGTTTTCTGGTCCAGGATCGCCAGGTCAGCGCCGGTATGACCCGCCAGCGCCACCAGGCGCAAGTCGTGGCTGCCCACAGTCAAAATGCCGGGTTCCAGCACCTGGTTGGGCAAGACCACTTCGGTGCCGCGCATCCAGTCGCCAACCATGCGGTACAGGTTCTCGGCCATGCTGTCGCCCTGCTCATGGAGCAACCGGGTGGTGCCGGCCAACGCGCCGATAGGCACCTCGCGAAACGCCTGGTTGCCCAGTGCGTGGTCGGGGTGATGGTGGGTCAACAGGACCTGGACCACCGGTTTGGCAGTGACGCCGGCAATGGCCTGGCGCATGGCTTCGCCATAACGTTTCGACGGCCCGGTATCGATCACCACCACCCCGGCTTCGGTGACGATAAACCCGGTGTTGACGATATTGCCGCCGTTGGCCTTGGCGAAGTTGTCGGTGCTGCCCTCCAGCAGCCAGGTGTCTTCAGCGATCAACCGGGGCTTGAGGGCGTAGTCCAGCTCGGCCAGCGCGGGCAGGCTCACGCTCAGGCATAACAGCAGTATCCAGCGCATGCCGCGCTCCTTCTGGTCAGGGAATGGCTGCATCAAACTCATTGCCGCTGTTGTCCCGCAGCACCAGGCGGGTTGGCCCTGCGCCTTCGATGTCAAATGCCAGGTTGGGGTTTTCACTGACCGCCGGGAACAGTTCAAGGTCGGCCAGCACTTGCCCGGCCTGATCCTGCAGTTGCGCGTGGTTGATAAAAAACTCGGGGATGCCGTTGATCATGCCGTTGTCCATGGGGTGTGCCACCTGTACCCGCAGGCGGCTGAACTCACCACGCGGATAACGCCCACCCAGCACTTCACCGATATGCTCCTCCCAGCCCGGCTGCGTGCGCACCACGCTTGGGGCCGTGCAACCACCGCCCGCCGCATCGATCAGGGTCGAGCCGACGTGCCACACGCCGTCCTCCGTCAGCACCGCCGCACGCAACGGCGTGGCCTGTTCAATGCGGATGCGCAGCGACAGCCACGGCAGCACCCGGGCCCGGGGCTGAAAATCGACGATTTTGGGCAACGGATTGAGTTCGGCCCAGGCAACGATTTTCAGCACCTGGCCCTTGAACGCCCGGGCGTCGATCTCCAGGGGCACCTGCCGGGCATCTTCGGCAAACGGCGGCGCCAGCAGCCTGACCCGCTGGTCGAACACAAACGGCGCATCGCCCAGCATCTGCTTGTGGTAGAAGTCCCACATCACTGACGGCACCGGGTCCTTGCCGGGGTCGACGTCTACCCCATAGGCCGCCAGCGGCAACCAACAGGCCAATACGCAACACGCTCGCCAGTTCATCGCCTGCTCCTATTGGTACATCTCGGGCACTTCGTAGCGCAGGCCGTAATGGCTGTAGATCGCTTGCAGCGTGCCGTCGCGGATCAGGCTTTCCAGCGCCTCCTCCACCGCATACGCCAGCTGACGGTTGCTTTCATGCACGGCCATACCGATTTCCCAGCGTTGCTTGCCCATGTTCGGGTACGCATTTTCCGCGAGGGCCAGCTGCGCGTCGTGGGCCTGGTGTACCTGCCAGTCGATTTCCCCGCGCATGCCCATCACCGCATCGACTTCCCCGGCCTTCATCGCCGCAAAAGCCTGGGGCACGCCGGGGTAGTGACGGGTGTGCCCGGCAAGCATGCCGTTGAACACCGAGGTCAGGTAAAACGAGGGCACGCTGTCGACCTCAACCCCGATGGGGTGCTGCTCGAACACCGCCACACTGCCCACGCTGTCCAGGCGGCGGCGGTCATACGCTACTTGCCATTGTTCATTCTGGTAGGGCCCGAACATCACCACATGGCCGTTTTCCAACTCGCCCTGATCGTTACGTTTTTGCGCGTAATCGTGGTCGTAGGGGGCACGCATCATCAGGTCGGCCAGTTGCTGATTATGCAACTGGCTGCCGCGCCAGATGTAGTCGCGCAGGTCGTCGTCGAGTTTCTCGCCGGCGGGGGCCCAGATCAGCGTCAGGCGCACCCCCAGCGCCTTGGCCAGGGCCTGGGCGAGTTCCACATCGACCCCACGAGGCGTGCCGGCGTCTTCAAAACTGTAGGGTGCGAAGTCCTTGTACACCGCCACTTTCAGTTCGCCGTCGGCGATCATCTGGTCATAGCCGCGCACCTGCGCCTGCGCGACCTGGCAGCACAGCATCAGCACGCTGAGTACGGCAGCAAACAGGCGCATCCGCTATTCCTCGACGTGCACGGTGTCGAGGTAGGTCCGCACCGCCCACAGGGCTTCCTGGCTCAGGTAGTCCGCCATCTTCGGCATATACACCCGGCCGTCCCG
This genomic window from Pseudomonas sp. Bout1 contains:
- a CDS encoding quinoprotein relay system zinc metallohydrolase 1, yielding MRWILLLCLSVSLPALAELDYALKPRLIAEDTWLLEGSTDNFAKANGGNIVNTGFIVTEAGVVVIDTGPSKRYGEAMRQAIAGVTAKPVVQVLLTHHHPDHALGNQAFREVPIGALAGTTRLLHEQGDSMAENLYRMVGDWMRGTEVVLPNQVLEPGILTVGSHDLRLVALAGHTGADLAILDQKTGVLFAGDLVFYQRALTTPNSPGLAVWLADINTLQGLPWTLIVPGHGPVATDAQPFVQMRDYLTWLDQLLRDGAADGSDMSEMIRSPIPERFAAISLSRYELIRSVSHLYPGYERGQMQRLDSAARP
- a CDS encoding quinoprotein dehydrogenase-associated SoxYZ-like carrier gives rise to the protein MNWRACCVLACWLPLAAYGVDVDPGKDPVPSVMWDFYHKQMLGDAPFVFDQRVRLLAPPFAEDARQVPLEIDARAFKGQVLKIVAWAELNPLPKIVDFQPRARVLPWLSLRIRIEQATPLRAAVLTEDGVWHVGSTLIDAAGGGCTAPSVVRTQPGWEEHIGEVLGGRYPRGEFSRLRVQVAHPMDNGMINGIPEFFINHAQLQDQAGQVLADLELFPAVSENPNLAFDIEGAGPTRLVLRDNSGNEFDAAIP
- a CDS encoding substrate-binding periplasmic protein, translated to MRLFAAVLSVLMLCCQVAQAQVRGYDQMIADGELKVAVYKDFAPYSFEDAGTPRGVDVELAQALAKALGVRLTLIWAPAGEKLDDDLRDYIWRGSQLHNQQLADLMMRAPYDHDYAQKRNDQGELENGHVVMFGPYQNEQWQVAYDRRRLDSVGSVAVFEQHPIGVEVDSVPSFYLTSVFNGMLAGHTRHYPGVPQAFAAMKAGEVDAVMGMRGEIDWQVHQAHDAQLALAENAYPNMGKQRWEIGMAVHESNRQLAYAVEEALESLIRDGTLQAIYSHYGLRYEVPEMYQ